The region gagcggctgaaccgaactgaactgaactgaatgtattagGAAACTTCCATTAGTTCAGTTTAataatcttgttttttaaaaattgctaccAGGGTCAGTTTTATGGGAGAACATACCAGTAATTTCCTTGACCTCAAAAAAGTTTGTTTATTAAACATAGTTATAGACATAGTACATCATATAAAACGTTTTTCAACAGGCAAGAAGAATCAACAATTCATAGTTTTAATTACTGTGTTAATGTTAAAAGTcactttgcattaaaaaaatgtaattcatGCTCAGTGCAGCAGACTTTGAAAATAGACTAAAAAACACACCATCTTATTATCATCCATATGTATAATGATTTTATGGAAGTACTGGTGTTTGTCCTTCTAGCATTTTTACACACGTATGTGTTTATTTATACTGctgattcttttttctaaaaaggaaataatgcaaTAGTTTTAATAAcctacttttttcacttagtcaTTACCATTTACTCATGCCATTCAGTGTTtctcagaaataaatataaaacaagttCTTttcacatggcatgtgggatatcaGCTCCCCAGCTAGAGATCacacctgcaccccctgcattggaagcatcgggtcttaacccctgggccaccggggaagtccctcagaaatactttttaaatgtctgcattcacgccaaagcctttgactgtggggatcacaacaaactggaaaattctgaaagagaagggaataccagaccacctgacctgcctccttagaaacctgtatgcaggtcaggaagcaacacttagaactggagatgaacaacagactggttccaaattgggaaagcagtacatcaaggctgtatattgttaccctgtttgtttaacttctatagagtacatcatgtgatatgctgggctggataaagcaaaagctggaatcaacatttccaggaaaaatatcaataacctcagatatgcagatgatgcctcccttagggcagaaagcgaagaagaactaaagagcctcttgatgaaagtgaaagcagagagtgaaaaagttggcttaaaactcaacattcagaaaataaaggtcatggcatctggtcccatcacttcatggcaaatagatggggaaacaatggaaatagagattttattttcttgggctccaagatcactgcatatggtgactgcagccatgaaattaaaagatgcttgctccttggaaggaaagttatgaccaacctagacagcatattaaaaagcagagacattactttgccaacaaaggtccatctagtcatagctatcatttttccagtggtcatgtatgggtgtgagagtggactatgaagaaagctgagcgccgaagaattgatgcttttgaattgtggtgttggagaagactctgagagtcccttggactgcaaggagatccagccagtccatcctaagggagatgatcagtcctgggtgttcattggaaggactgatgttgaagctgaaactccaatactttggccacctgatgcgaagagctgactcatttgaaaagaccctgatgctgggaaagatcgaaggcaggaggagaaagggacaacagaggatgagatggttggatggcatcactgactcaatggacatgaatttgggtaaagtccgggagttggtgatggacagggaagcctggcgtgctgcagttcaggcggttgcaaagagttggataggaactgagctactgaactgaactgaactgaactgaactgatgccatttTATACAAGGGACTTCATTGTCCACAGATTTTAATATCCAAAGGGAGTCCTAGAACCAAACCCCCTGTATATACTGAGGGGTGACTGTATGTTTtctgaaatgaattttaagaaaactagttgtttggctgtgtcaggtcttagttgcagtatgcggGACCTTTCCGGATCTTTCACTGTGGCGTGCTCCTTTGCTAGCTGTGGTTCCACAGGCTCTGGGACgaatgggctcagtagttgcggcctgCAGAcctagttgctctgaggcatgtgggattttacttccccgaccagggatcaaacccacatctgcattgaaaggtggattcttaacccttGGACCACTGGGTAAGTCCTAGGAAATGAATTTTACAATAGGAAGTACGACTTCTGTCTTAACCTTCAGACATTGTCTTAAATTCATGGTGACCTTCCCCTAAACTTGCTTTTTAACTAGTTAATATTTAGTCTTTGATAACATTTCATCGACATGTCTGTAGACTATCTTGATGAAACATACCCATAATGCATACAGAGTAAGTCTTTAGTGCGGCTAAAGTGTAtctaaatgataaaatttaaaaaaaactttttgtggGTGAAATTTACATGCTGTAAAATACACAGCTCTTAAGTGTACACTTCAGTAACTTTTGATAAATACATGTACCTGCATAATCAGTATCTCAACCAAGATACAGGCCATTTCTATCActccccccgccccgcacccTGCAAAAAAAGTTCCCTTGTAGTCAGTTCTCAGTCCCTATAGGCAATCATGTTTTGATTTCTGGGAACATTGGTTAGTTTCACCTCTTAAGCTTCATTTAAATAGCATCATACGTATATACTCATTTGTGTCTGCCTTTTTTCACATAAATCTGGTTCCTGaggttttttttcctgtgtgattATATATATTCATCCTTTTTTGTccctgaataatattctattctgTGGATTGATCATaaattgtttatccatttgttcTTCTGTTaagcatttaggttgtttcagtTTGGAACTAATATGAATAAACCTGCTCTAAACTTCCTTGTAAAAGTCTTTTTGTgtatgtggacatatgtttttacTTCCCTtggtaaatatttagaaatggaattgctagattataggaaggtttatttttaactttgtaagaaattGCAACCAGAAATGTGTAAGATTTCCAATTGTTCTACCACCAACagtcaatctttttaaaaagtcttagcTCTTCTAGTGGACGTGATAtttctttaatttgcatttccctgataactaaTGATATTCAatgctttttaagatgcttttgttcattgtattttaatttaattaatttattgttgGCTGCAGTGGGTCATTGTTGCTGTgtgaggactttctctagttgcggtgagggGTTATTCAGGTATTTAAGAGAGTTTATATTGCAGTGTTTGAGGCTAGCTGTTGGCTGGGCTAGCCTGGAACTGTAGACCAGAACACCTATATGTGGTCTCCTCACAGTACTGTGGTCTTGGATTTTTCATgaaggaaccaggactctggTTTTAGTGTTCCTTACCTTGTATGATATAGTCTAAGAAGTTACATGACATCACTTTCTCTACTTTGTTGGTCAGCCCacctttgctgtgctgtgcttagtcgctcagtcatgtctgactctttgcaaccccctggactgtagcccaccaggcttctctgcccatggggattttccaggcaagaaaactagagtgggttgctgtgccctcctccaggggatcttcccaaccctgagatcgaacccaggtctctcacattgcaggcagattctttaccatatgagctacaggggaagcccaagaatactggagtgggtagcctattccttctccaggggatcttcccgacccaggaatcgaaccagggtctcctgcattgcaggtggattctttaccagttgagctaccagggaagccctcaacccACCTTTATTGTTGGCCTCAATTCAAAGGAAGGTACATAGATCCACTTCTCAACTGGAGAAGTGTCAGAGACTTTGCTCATTTAACAGATACTGTTAGTAAGCGCCCTCTTGTGTCCTAGCAGTCTTAGGtacatctcaatagatgtagtaCTGAATTTTTCTGAATAGATGTAGTGTAGTACTGAATTTTTCTTCTTACCTATAGGAGATAAAGACCTGAAGTAAGTTGGTCTTTAAAGCTTTAAGGAAGTAGTagaatatttcactttttaaaaatatttccttacatggattttttttcttttttttttagaatatagtatttaatgaaaaatacatgCTTAAGTGGTGAAAATGGCGGGCTTCCTAGACAATTTCCGTTGGCCGGAATGTGAGTGCATTGACTGGAGTGAGAGAAGAAATGCGGTGGCCTCTGTGGTTGCAGGTATATTGGTAAGTGGAAAGGCGTGGTTGGCGACATTCATGCCTCACCTTTCCCCCtcgaaatttttttttttttttttcaattagccTAACTGATTTTTGTAAGCTTTATTGACAATTCTTATTACTTgtcaaatcaaatcaaatgaaTTACTTGGAAATGTATACACCCTAATTCTATCAAGTTGCACTGACCCCTCTTAATTGAAAATTTTTCCACAATTTACCAGCGACTGCCTTTACAATTAGAGCTATTTTTGCCTTCCTCTTAGAAAATAATGGAGCTTAACACAAATTCAAGACAAAAATTCCCACTAGCATAACTTCTCTGTTGGTCAGCTAAGAGTCCATGCCCTAGatgaagggggcccaggttcaatccttggtgaAGGAACTGGAtgccacatgccaaaactaagagatcctgcatgtggcaactaagacccagcacagccaaataaataaattcttttttaattcccACTAGTATAATAAATGTTTCCACCAAATACAAAACTTGAACACAACAGAAAAGGAATATATGCTTTATGGTCAGAGTAGTGTAAAAACATCCAACCCAGTTGATTCTTGTAAAAAAATTATACCAACCAATTTGAACTTTAAATtagtttatataatttcttttaatacTACCATGTCATCTGTGTTAATAATTTTGGTAAATTGAAGTAACAGAATTTTTCAAGCCTACCATGAATAAATGCATGTGTATTTGAAGGaagatatatgtttataataattaaatgtttaaaaataatttatatttaccatACAGTTTATTATCCTATAGTTGTGACATCTCAATCAAAGCTATGTATCTTGTCATTGTTTATTCTCTATCTTTTATAGTCTACAGCAGCATGAATTATTCATATTACATTAAATTACAGGGGTTAACCTGAGTCGTCTTGTAAATGATTTAGTCAAGTTGGATTTtttggggttgggggggcaggCAGACTGCTAATGGGGTgattggaattttttttattaagatataacgACGTCTCTACTGTTCCTCCTGGATTCACAAAATCTAAGAATTGAAGGGGTTATTATAAGCCATATAGTCCAGCCTCTAATTaaatgataaagtgaaagtgaagtcgctcagtcgtgtttgactctttgcaaccccatggactgtagcctaccaggctccttggtccatgggattttccaggcaagagtactggagtgggttgccatttccttctccatcccccTTGAAATTTATCTTGATTCCTTTGCACTGTGAATAACCAAGATAGTACAGTTTTTGTAGGCAGTagctttttttcctgcctttttgttttactgtttatttctttatcttgggcCGTGCTGGGCtttcgttgctgtgtgcaggtcTGCTCTGGTTGCAGCGCCcgtgcttctcattgcagtgccgCCTCTCCTGGAGGAGCATAGGCTGTAGGGCGcatgggcttctgtagttgcTGCTTGGGGGCTCCAGGGcccgggctcagtagctgtgctgcatgggcttagttgcccctctgcatgtgggatcctcacgggccagggattgaacccgtggaccttgcatcagcaggcagattcttaactgctagattaccagggaagtccttttttttttttttttttaatgctttttactaaaaatatcaaacataCAGACAAAAATAGAATGGTATAAAGagtcccttctctccctctgtaCTTGATCTTTGagcttcaaaaaaaattaaatcatggacttctctgatgggccagtggttaagactccaggattccactgcagggggcatgagctGGATCCctcctcagggaactaagatcccacatgccgcaatgaaagtgaaagtgaagttgctcagtcgtgtccaactctttgggaacccatggactgtagcctgccaggctcccctgtccatgggactctccaggcaagaatactagaatgggttgccatttccttctccaggagatcttcccaacctagggatcgaacctcagtctcctgcattgcaggcggattctttaccctctgagccactagggaagccacagGGCAcagcgccccctcccccagccccgcaaAATCAGATCATGGCCAATCTTGTGGTGGAAATCAAGCATTCCCTGCCCCACCGAATAAGATGCTTGtgatattttaaatgtcattcAAGAGCTTCTTTACGATACTGGCATATTCCATCATGAAGTTTTGCATTAATTTTCTTGGTCTGAAGACTCTTGttataaaacttttcattttgaagcTAAATGTATTCTGGTGCCTCCAAGGCCTGAAACGGGTTACGTTCCCTTTCAGGGAGCTCATCGTTGAAACCACAACCACCTTGAGCTGGGACCAGAAAGATCCTTTTAGACTTAAtgtaaatttctctttttcagtgTATAGTTCTACACCTGAAgtccaatagaaaaaaaaaaagtaggacaaGAACTCAAGATAACTGTGCAGCAGTATTCATGCAGAAGTCTTTTAGGTGTTTCTAAGTTTTTCTTGCTCTCTAGGGTCATCTCGCCTGCACTTAATTTGCCTATGAAATTCCTTAGTAACTTTTTTACTTTGTCTATTCAGCCTAGTTTACATAGAAACTTTACATTTTGCAAACTCATATTTAATCAGTTTTATAGTATTTAATCAAATTGCCTATTAGTTAAAATCATAGCAAGCTTAGACGTTTTCTTGGAGACGTGGCAACTCATTTGTGGAAATGAAAGTGCTTGGTCACATTAAAAAGGAATGTCCgagtgctttttaatatgaacaAGAGAGTGAAACTAGGTAATCAGGGAACTGGTTAGTTAAGAGAGCTTTGGTTGTATATAATTTAATGGTGCATTTATGGTGTATTTTATGGTTGTATATAAATTTATGGTGAAAGAAGCAGATAATTCATTCCTAGATAATAAATTTTTCATCTTGCACTGAGAGCAGAACATCAGAATCTTATACTGATTTAATTAGTTGGGTTTACCTCATATACTATAAAGAAGTAAACAAGGgattcttattttttatatttcagcaTCTAAAACTCAAAGTAGACATATTTCATTGCATGTTTTAATTATATGGTCCATAGAGAACGTGAAATGTTAAGGAGCATGTAAGCCGAGTGTTAGTGTTAGTGCTGTTTTACTGACGTGGGCCCTCTCTCCTTCTCAAGTTTTTTACCGGTTGGTGGATAATGATCGACGCAGCTGTAGTGTATCCGAAGCCAGAGCAGCTGAACCATGCCTTTCACACATGTGGTGTGTTTTCCACATTGGCTTTCTTCATGTAAGTATGAGGTAACTCTCAACTCAAGATTATTTTcctgaaaacttttttttctcaaaagtttAATGTTATCTGAAATAACTTCGATTGATTCTttaacatgatatatatatatgtgcttatatctatattcccattttattaaaattttttaaaatcaagaatgaCTTGAATTTAGTCAGATAATCTTTTTATCCTCTATAATGATTCAGCATGTGATTTTCGATCTTATATTTGTTAAACTGACAAATTACTATGTTTTATAGATCTTAAGactattttttgtattttaacatctctgaatatCAGCATGTTTCTCATAGTCATTGGTATCTTATAATCCATAATTTTTTCCCTTGGCAGCATGAAAAATAATGGTGCATCTTAAAAATCATTGGCATTTTAGATTTAATCAGGTTTGtacatttgtagattttttaggAGGGGAGTAATCCGTGGAgtattatttaaatgtattacTTGACTGTATTTGCCAGTATTGGGGGGAGGACAGGATTAACCTTAAATTAAGAGATTGATctatggcttttcttttttattaaatcattttcaGGTTTAGCCATTCTGTTACTTCCTAAGAGTTTAGAAGCTTTTCATGGAtgtctttaataatttaaaaaacatgttgAATATTaagattatataattttattatagtcagaagctttaaaaacatttaaatttgtaGAAGATGGATCTACTTATATTCATTTAGGAAACTAAGTAAAGACAGTTCCTACTACAAATGAACCTGCTCTGACAAAAGTGGAAAGAGAAGCTGGATTATACATAAACCACATGTTCTCTGAATTTGAGAAATGGATGAGAGAAAGTCACTTGACTTTTAACACAAAGAGAAACTTTTGAGCTCTTGGTTATAGTGAGAGCCTTAAAATGGGGTAACACACAGTGGGCCACTCATGTAAAATAGGCAAGGAAATCAGAAAACAGGAGTCTCTTTCATAATCTCTGGAGGCAAGTGATAGTAATCCCTGAAAATTAAATCTTGTCTGGGTGTATTTTAGTAAAGTAAGACTACTGTAATATTTCTATCCATTAGGACATTTAAGTTAAAAGATACATTCAGTTACTCAGATGTTGACTTTAGTtagaaaatgtttctcttctaAATGACTTGTGAAGAAGTCATTCCCTTCTAAATATCTGTGACTCTTTTAGCAGCCTGAAAGCTTATTGGATGATTTTGTCTTGTTCTAGGATAAACGCTGTGTCCAACGCTCAGGTGAGAGGTGACAGTTACGAGAGCGGCTGTTTAGGAAGAACAGGTAAGGCCCTTTTGAGTGGTTACTGTATGCTAGTGAAAGAGAGATTTATCAGTAGAAAAAACAAAGCCTCTTGTGAGTCTTTATTTAGGGATGGTAATGATTATGTAGAATTGttaaagttttgcttttaaaaaagtttttgttatttaaaactttaagaaaGTTGAAGTTACTGGTTTTTGTCATCTTATATTGTCTATAGTATATAGATAAAATATACCATTCAGAATCAGTGGATCTTGACTCCAGGTTATTCTTCTGTACTAATGATGGGTTTATTCTTATCCCAAATGTTGACCAATAATGTTACTTACAATATGGCTGATTGTGATTATTTAACAGCAAAGTACGAACACATTAAGAAATCAAACCTAGGGCTACAGTGTTTTTCACATTTAGTTCTGATCACCTGAATAACGAACCCATAGACTACAACGAAAGTGTCTAGAAGAATCATACTGTCTACATACACAATTTTTTGTTTGAAATCTTTTGATTTGTCAtccaatagtatttttttttattctgaccATGACACATTCTATTAGAATCCAGGGGTTTGTTTCCAGTGGAATTTTCTTGCTGTATATGAGAAGTACAGGACTAGACATCCTGTTTCCAGCCTTTAAGGATGAGAGAGGTTAACTTGTAATTATAGTCAGAAATTGGGAATACGTGGGAAAGGAATTTTGAAGGATGATTAGGAATAATAGCAAGCACTtgtagaattcagttcagttcagttgctcggtcatgtccatctctttgcgactccatggactgtagcacaccaggcttccctgcccaaaacgaactccaggagcttgctcaaaactcatgtctgtcgagtcagtgatgccatccaaccatctcatcctcatcctccCATCTttaatctttcttagcatcaggatcttttccaaggagtcagttctttgcatcaggtggccaaagtattggagtttcagcttcagcatcagtcctttcagtaaatattcaggacccatttcctttaggatagactggttggatctccttgcagtccaagggactctcaagaatcttctccaataccacagttcaaaagaatcaaatcttcagcgctcaactttctttatagtccaactctcaaacccatacatgaccactggaaaaacgatagctttgactagatggacct is a window of Ovis aries strain OAR_USU_Benz2616 breed Rambouillet chromosome 1, ARS-UI_Ramb_v3.0, whole genome shotgun sequence DNA encoding:
- the TMEM50B gene encoding transmembrane protein 50B isoform X1, encoding MAGFLDNFRWPECECIDWSERRNAVASVVAGILFFTGWWIMIDAAVVYPKPEQLNHAFHTCGVFSTLAFFMINAVSNAQVRGDSYESGCLGRTGARVWLFIGFMLMFGSLIASMWILFGAYVTQNTDVYPGLAVFFQNALIFFSTLIYKFGRTEELWT
- the TMEM50B gene encoding transmembrane protein 50B isoform X2 encodes the protein MAGFLDNFRWPECECIDWSERRNAVASVVAGILFFTGWWIMIDAAVVYPKPEQLNHAFHTCGVFSTLAFFMINAVSNAQVRGDSYESGCLGRTDTDVYPGLAVFFQNALIFFSTLIYKFGRTEELWT